A stretch of Lathyrus oleraceus cultivar Zhongwan6 chromosome 6, CAAS_Psat_ZW6_1.0, whole genome shotgun sequence DNA encodes these proteins:
- the LOC127091431 gene encoding pentatricopeptide repeat-containing protein At3g53700, chloroplastic: MLDVCNIISMKISQLHPHPHPFPRLLNPHHHSTQPFTFSTSFSFNSNFKFPTLCTTAPSTTHHPLPPKFTSSQLLHLLRRQNDQPSFIRTFQLASNHPYFNPNSSFYNEILLHLTQTSSFDSITTVLKQMKSSGFIPNADTFATLVHGFSHFQEIEHVLHIMENELGFKPDTKFYNLALNALAEDNKLKLVEMLHSKMVSEGVPLDVSTFNVLIKALCKAHQLRPAILMLEDMANRGGLKPNEKTFTTLILGLIKEGDLNGALRIGKQMAGYGCLLTHVSVNVLVNCFCKQGLVEEALRFIHGFSEEGFFPDQVTFNTLVKGLCRNGNVNDALQIVDFMTENRFDPDVYTYNSLISGMCKLGEFDKAMEILQQMILRDCSPNTVTYNTLFSALCKENEIEAATELARILVSKGMFPDICTFNTLIRGLCLTKNQDIVMELFEDMKKKGCQPNEFTYHILIDSLCSERRLKEALKLLKEMELSGCARNEVVYNNLIDGLCKSRRVEEAEEIFGQMKLLGVSRSSVTYNTLIDGLCKNKKVEEASQLMDQMIMEGLKPDKFTYNSLLTYFCRLGDIEKAADIVQTMKSNGCDPDIVTYGTVIGGLCKAGREEDATTLLRSVQMEGIVLTPHAYSPVIQALFRRKRTKEGMRLFREMIEKSDPPDAVTYRIVFRGLCNGGGSIQEAVDFTVEMLEKGILPEFPSFRFLAEGLCSLSMEDTLIELINLVMERAKLSERETSMIKGFLKIHKFNDALANLGRVLERQNSRRY, from the coding sequence ATGTTAGATGTTTGTAATATTATATCAATGAAAATCTCTCAACTTCATCCTCACCCTCACCCTTTCCCTCGCTTATTAAACCCACACCACCATTCAACACAACCCTTCACTTTCTCTACTTCTTTCTCTTTCAATTCCAACTTCAAATTCCCCACTCTTTGCACCACCGCTCCCTCCACAACACACCACCCTCTCCCTCCTAAATTCACTTCCTCCCAACTCCTCCACCTCCTCCGCCGCCAAAACGACCAACCCTCCTTCATTCGAACCTTTCAACTCGCCTCTAACCACCCCTATTTCAACCCCAATTCATCCTTTTACAATGAAATCCTTCTTCATCTTACCCAAACCTCCTCCTTTGATTCCATCACTACCGTTCTCAAACAAATGAAATCTTCTGGTTTCATACCAAACGCCGACACTTTTGCTACTCTCGTCCATGGTTTTAGCCACTTTCAAGAAATTGAGCACGTGCTTCATATCATGGAAAATGAATTAGGCTTTAAGCCAGATACCAAATTTTACAATCTGGCTCTGAATGCTCTAGCTGAGGATAACAAGCTTAAGTTAGTAGAAATGCTGCATTCTAAGATGGTTTCTGAGGGTGTCCCTCTTGATGTTTCTACTTTTAATGTTTTGATAAAGGCTTTGTGTAAAGCACATCAGCTAAGACCTGCAATTTTGATGCTTGAGGATATGGCGAATCGGGGTGGTTTGAAACCTAATGAGAAAACGTTCACCACATTGATTCTGGGTTTAATCAAAGAGGGTGATTTGAATGGTGCTTTGAGGATAGGAAAACAAATGGCGGGGTATGGTTGTTTGTTGACACATGTTTCTGTGAATGTTTTGGTCAATTGTTTTTGCAAACAAGGACTTGTTGAGGAAGCTCTTAGATTCATTCATGGGTTTTCTGAGGAAGGGTTTTTCCCTGATCAGGTTACTTTTAATACTTTGGTGAAAGGATTATGTAGAAATGGCAATGTTAATGATGCGTTGCAAATTGTGGATTTTATGACTGAGAACAGGTTTGATCCTGATGTCTATACATATAACTCCTTGATATCTGGAATGTGTAAATTGGGTGAATTTGATAAGGCAATGGAAATTTTGCAACAGATGATTTTGAGAGATTGTTCTCCAAATACTGTAACTTACAATACACTTTTTAGCGCCTTGTGTAAGGAGAATGAAATTGAAGCTGCCACTGAACTTGCCCGAATTCTTGTTAGCAAGGGGATGTTTCCGGACATTTGTACTTTTAATACTTTGATACGAGGTCTATGCTTGACTAAGAACCAGGATATTGTGATGGAGCTGTTCGAAGACATGAAAAAGAAAGGATGTCAACCCAACGAGTTCACATACCATATATTGATCGACAGTCTGTGTTCTGAAAGGAGGCTTAAAGAAGCATTAAAGCTGTTGAAAGAAATGGAGTTGAGTGGCTGTGCTAGGAATGAGGTGGTGTACAATAATTTGATTGATGGTTTGTGTAAAAGCAGAAGGGTTGAAGAAGCGGAGGAAATCTTTGGTCAGATGAAACTTTTGGGAGTGTCGAGAAGTTCAGTAACCTATAACACCCTTATTGATGGTCTTTGTAAAAACAAGAAAGTTGAAGAAGCTTCTCAACTTATGGATCAGATGATAATGGAAGGATTAAAGCCTGATAAATTCACTTATAATTCATTGCTTACATATTTCTGCAGACTTGGAGATATAGAGAAAGCAGCTGATATTGTGCAAACTATGAAATCAAATGGGTGTGACCCAGATATTGTTACCTATGGTACGGTTATTGGTGGGTTATGTAAAGCTGGTAGAGAAGAGGATGCAACTACGCTTCTTCGATCTGTTCAGATGGAAGGTATTGTCTTGACTCCACATGCTTATAGCCCTGTGATTCAAGCATTATTCAGAAGGAAGAGAACAAAAGAAGGAATGAGGCTTTTCAGAGAAATGATAGAAAAGAGCGATCCACCGGATGCCGTAACATACAGGATTGTTTTCCGTGGGCTGTGTAATGGCGGAGGGTCGATACAAGAGGCTGTTGATTTTACAGTTGAGATGTTGGAGAAAGGAATACTGCCAGAGTTTCCATCGTTCCGTTTTTTGGCAGAAGGGCTCTGTTCTTTATCGATGGAGGATACTCTCATTGAACTCATCAATCTGGTGATGGAGAGAGCAAAATTGTCGGAAAGGGAAACCTCTATGATCAAAGGCTTCCTCAAGATCCATAAGTTTAATGACGCCTTGGCCAATCTTGGTCGTGTCTTGGAGAGGCAAAATTCTAGAAGATATTGA
- the LOC127091430 gene encoding pentatricopeptide repeat-containing protein At3g53700, chloroplastic: MLDVCNIVSMKLSQLHPHPHPFPRSLNPHHHSTPPFTFSISFSSNSNFKFPTLCTTPSSTAHHPLPPNFNSSQLLHLLRLQNDQPSFIQTFQLAYNNPNFNPDSSFYNEILLHLTQISSFDSITTVLKQMKSSGFIPNADTFATLIHGFSHFQEIEHVLHIMKSDLGLNSDTRFYNLALNALVEDNKLKLVEMLHSKMVSEGVPLDVSTFNVLIKALCKAHQLRPAILMLEDMANHGGLKPNEKTFTTLMQGFIEEGDLNGALRISKQMAGYGCLLTHVSVNVLVNGFCQQGRVEEALRFIHGFSEEGFFPDQVTFNTLVKGLCRNGNVNDALEIVDFMTENRFDPDVYTYNSLISGMCRLSEFDKAIEILQQMLLRDCSPNTVTYNTLISALCKENEIEAATELARILVSKGMLPDVCTFNTLIQGLCLTKNQEIAMELFEDMKKKGCQPDEFTYSILINSLCSERRLKEALMLLKEMELSGCARNVVVYNTLIDGLCKSRRVEEAEEIFDQMELLGVSRSSVTYNTLIDGLCKNKRVEEASQLMDQMIMEGLKPDKFTYNSLLTYFCRVGDIEKAADIVQTMNSNGCDPDIVTYGTLIGGLCKAGRAEVASKLLRSVQMKGIVLTPYAYNPVIQALFRKKRTKEGMRLFREMIEKSDPPDAVTYKIVFRGLCNGGGPIQEAVDFTVEMLEKGILPEFPSFRFLAEGLCSLSMEDTLIELINLVMERAKLSERETSMIRGFLKIQKFNDALAKLGGILHRQNPRRY; this comes from the coding sequence ATGTTAGATGTTTGTAATATCGTCTCAATGAAACTCTCTCAACTTCATCCTCACCCCCACCCTTTCCCTCGCTCCTTAAACCCACACCACCATTCAACACCACCCTTCACTTTCTCtatctctttctcttccaattCCAACTTCAAATTCCCCACTCTTTGCACCACCCCTTCCTCCACAGCACACCACCCTCTCCCTCCCAATTTCAATTCCTCCCAACTCCTCCACCTCCTCCGCCTCCAAAACGACCAACCCTCCTTCATTCAAACCTTTCAACTCGCCTATAACAACCCTAATTTCAACCCCGATTCATCCTTTTACAATGAAATCCTTCTTCATCTTACCCAAATCTCCTCCTTTGATTCCATAACTACCGTTCTCAAACAAATGAAATCTTCAGGTTTCATCCCAAACGCCGACACTTTTGCTACTCTCATCCATGGTTTTAGCCATTTTCAAGAAATTGAGCACGTGCTTCATATCATGAAAAGTGACTTAGGGTTGAATTCGGATACCAGATTTTACAATCTGGCTCTGAATGCTCTGGTTGAGGATAACAAGCTTAAATTAGTAGAAATGCTGCATTCGAAGATGGTTTCTGAGGGTGTCCCTCTTGATGTTTCTACTTTTAATGTTTTGATTAAGGCTTTGTGTAAAGCACATCAGCTAAGACCTGCAATTTTGATGCTTGAGGATATGGCGAATCACGGTGGTTTGAAACCTAATGAGAAAACGTTTACCACATTGATGCAGGGTTTTATCGAAGAGGGTGATTTGAATGGTGCTTTGAGGATAAGTAAACAAATGGCGGGGTATGGTTGTTTGTTAACACATGTTTCAGTGAATGTTTTGGTCAATGGTTTTTGCCAACAAGGGCGTGTTGAGGAAGCTCTTAGATTCATTCATGGGTTTTCTGAGGAAGGGTTTTTCCCTGATCAGGTTACTTTTAATACTTTGGTGAAAGGATTATGTAGAAATGGAAATGTTAACGATGCCTTGGAAATTGTGGATTTTATGACTGAGAACAGGTTTGATCCTGATGTGTACACATATAACTCCTTGATATCTGGAATGTGTAGATTGAGTGAATTTGATAAGGCAATAGAAATTTTGCAGCAGATGCTTTTGAGAGACTGTTCTCCAAATACTGTAACTTACAATACACTTATTAGTGCCTTGTGTAAGGAGAATGAAATTGAAGCTGCCACTGAACTTGCCCGAATTCTTGTTAGCAAGGGGATGTTGCCGGACGTTTGTACTTTTAATACTTTGATACAGGGTCTATGCTTGACTAAGAACCAGGAGATTGCGATGGAGCTGTTCGAAGACATGAAGAAGAAAGGGTGTCAACCCGACGAGTTCACATACAGTATATTGATCAACAGTCTGTGTTCTGAAAGGAGGCTTAAAGAAGCATTAATGCTGTTGAAAGAAATGGAGTTGAGTGGCTGTGCTAGGAATGTGGTGGTGTACAATACTTTGATTGATGGTTTGTGTAAAAGCAGAAGGGTTGAAGAAGCAGAGGAGATCTTTGATCAGATGGAACTTTTGGGGGTGTCGAGAAGTTCAGTAACGTATAACACCCTTATTGATGGTCTTTGTAAAAACAAGAGAGTTGAAGAAGCTTCTCAACTTATGGATCAGATGATAATGGAAGGATTAAAGCCTGATAAATTCACTTATAATTCATTGCTTACATATTTCTGCAGAGTTGGAGATATAGAGAAAGCAGCTGATATTGTGCAAACTATGAATTCAAATGGGTGTGACCCGGATATTGTTACCTATGGTACGCTTATTGGTGGATTATGTAAAGCTGGTAGAGCAGAGGTTGCAAGTAAGCTTCTTCGATCTGTCCAGATGAAAGGTATTGTCTTGACTCCATATGCTTATAACCCTGTGATTCAAGCATTATTCAGAAAGAAGAGAACAAAAGAAGGAATGAGGCTTTTCAGAGAAATGATAGAAAAGAGCGATCCACCGGATGCTGTAACATACAAGATTGTTTTCCGTGGGCTGTGTAATGGTGGAGGGCCAATACAAGAGGCGGTTGATTTTACAGTTGAAATGTTGGAGAAAGGAATACTGCCAGAGTTTCCATCGTTCCGTTTTTTGGCCGAAGGGCTTTGTTCTTTATCAATGGAGGATACTCTCATTGAACTCATCAATCTGGTGATGGAGAGAGCAAAATTGTCGGAAAGGGAAACCTCTATGATCAGAGGCTTCCTCAAGATCCAGAAGTTTAATGATGCCTTGGCCAAACTTGGTGGTATCTTGCATAGGCAAAATCCTAGAAGATATTGA